The DNA window GCGACAGCAAGGAAGCGATGTTTGATGCTTTTGCTAAACTGAGTGATGGCGGTACCGTTACCTGCCAGCCCGAGGTGTTTTTTGCAGGAACGATGGGTAACCTTGTAGATAAATTTGGCATAAGATGGGGTGTATTTACCGCCGAAAAATAATAACTTACCTCACCTTTAACCATTATGAGCCCGAAAACAATCAAGATCATTTACTGGATACTAATTACCCTGTTTGTACTCTCATCCCTGGCAGACGGGGGAGCTGGAATTGCTAAAGAAAAAACAGGAAGAGAAGTAATGGCCCATTTAGGTTACCCGGTTTACTTGATGGTAATTACCGGGATTGCCAAAGTTTTGGGCGCGCTGGCTATACTGCAGAACAAGTTCCGGACCGTTAAAGAATGGGCATTTGCCGGATTTGTAATAAACGCGATTGGTGCATTTGCATCGCGCATGTTTGTTGGCGATGGAGCGGGCTTGCTGATACCGCCGTTGGTATTTTCGCTCATCACCTTTATAACCTACTACTTCTGGAAACAGTATGAACGACTACAAAACATCAACGCTTAATTTATGACCATCTTCCTCATCATTTTAGCTGTGATGGCAGGGGTAGTCATTTTGCTGCTTCTGACTGCCTTGCTTACCAGACGCGATTACGCTGTAGAACGGAATATTACAATCTATCGACCAGCGGCTGAAGTTTTTGAATACGTGCGGCACCTCAAGAACATGGAGGACTACAATAAATGGGTAATGGCAGATCCTATTGCGGTTAAAGAATATCGCGGTACTGACGGTAGCGAAGGTTTTGTTTATGCCTGGAATAGCAAACAGAAACAAGCGGGTGCCGGCGAGCAATTGATAACCAAGATTGTACACGGGAAAAGGATGGATATCCAGATCACCTTTTTTCGGCCATTCGCAGGAATTGCAAATTCTTATCTCGAGACAGAGGCTATATCTCCGGTGCAAACTAGTGTAAGATGGGGTTTTGCAAGTAAAATGTCTTATCCAATGAATGCAATGCTTATATTTATGAACATGGGCGAGATACTCGGTAAAGACTTGGACCTAAGCCTTGAGAACCTGAAACTTATTTTAGAAGATAACAAATAGAACAAACCTTAAAACCCTAAATTATGAAGATCGCGATGATTGTTATCCGTACGCTTATGGGCTTGCTGCTGCTCTTTGCTTCGGTAAGTTATTTTTTTAATCTAACGCCCCCGCCAACCAACATGCCTCAATCGGCTATAACTTATAACGAAGGACTGGCAATTGTTAAGCTCATGACACTAGTGAAAGCTGTTGAGCTAATTTGCGGCTTAATGTTCCTGATAGGCAGGTATGTTACCCTTGCGGTAGTGCTGATATTCCCTATCGTTATCAACATTGTGCTTTTCCATGGCGTTGTAATGCCATCAGGATTAGGCCCGGGCTTGTTCCTGTTGTTTGGCGAATTGTTTTTAGCTTATTATTACCGCAGGAATTACGCACCGCTTTTTGCTGCAAAATAATACATAAGCGGCAGGCTTGGCCTGCCGCTTACTATGCTTGCAATTTGTTAATTTGGCAGTAATGCTTAACCCTGTAACGCGCGAGCCGCGCAGTGCCATACTGCAAAAGCATATTGCTTATTACTACTTTATGCAAACCGATAGCGATCGTTTTGCCTCCCGCTACTATGCCTTTCCGCATACCTATACGGTGTTTAATATTCACCGCGGGGCAATAAAAAACTTTGGTGATCACTTTACAAATGTGCATGGAACGGGCTGCTTTGAACCTGTTGTCTCAGTACAAGGTATAAGGGAACACCCTTTAGAGGTAAATCTCACAGGTATAATAGATAAAGTGACAATATTATTTAAACCGCTCGGTTTAAACGCCTTTCTCGATCAGCCCTTTGCCAGCGTTATTACCCGGCCGAGCCAGCTGTTTACCTCGTGGGACAATTTGCCGGCTTATAAAAGTTTTACTAAAGCTTTTTTCGGCGAAAGTGACCTGGATAACCGCTGCAAAATTTTAGAGAGTTTTCTACTTACCCGCTATCGTTCGTTCCCGGAGCACGATCTGTTAAGCCGTTTCATTTCACGGCTTAGTGATTTTGACGAAAGCCTGCCTATAGAAGACATTTGCCGCCAGCTACAAGTGCAGCCGCGTACGCTTAACCGGCTTTTTCGTAAGCACCTGGGCGTCTCTCCTGCAAGCTATCGCAAGGTGGCCCGCTTCAGACATTCGTTACAAAACAAGCTGGTAGAAAACCAATTTACCCGCATGACTGAACTTGCATATCAAAGTAATTACTATGACCAAGCCTATTTCAATAAAATCTATAAAGAGCTAACCGGCAGTAACCCTCACCGGTTTTATAAAGAAATAGAGACACTGGCTGATGAGAGGCTGGTATTTAGGTTTATGGAGAGCTGATGTCCGAAAAATACAATTTTTGTAAATTACTATTCTGTTGATTTGTACTATATACAGCAACGATGAAGAATATAATAGTAATAGTCCTGTTAAGTGCATTGAGCAGCAACGTAAATGCGCAATCGCTCAATAAAAAGTTAATGTTACAGTTGGATAGTATTAACCGTGCCGATCAGCAATATCGGAGTAAGGCAGCACAACTTTCGGCACGTACATCTCGGGAGGATGACAAAAACATGCAAAAACAAGCTCGGTTAGATGCGGAGAATCTTGCAAAGATAGATAAGATAATAGCGCGGTACGGATATCCTGGCAAATCGCTCGTAGGTGAAAAGTACATGTCCGTTGCATTTATGGTAGTACAACATGGCGAACCGGAGGCACGTGAAAAATACCTGCCGCTTATGTTAGATGCCGCTAAGAAGGGAGAACTCAGAGCATCGTCAGTAGCAATTATGATCGACCGAAATAAGGTTGATAAAGGCGAAAAGCAGGTTTACGGATCGCAACTACATGAAACCCCGCAAGGCATTAAACTTCAGCCTATAGAGGACGAAGCTAATGTAAATGTTCGGCGCGCAGCGGTAGGGCTTCCGCCGTTGGAGCAATATCTTAAAGAGTGGAATATAAAATACAAGGTGCCTGCAGGCGGGTACCAAAACCCGTCAGACATATACTATCATGCCCCGGAGCTGCCATCAATAGAGTTGATTGGCGGGTACGAAGCGCTATATAAAAAGCTTGCCTATCCCGAAAAGGCGAAAGACAACAACATAAGTGGGGATGTGGTGCTGGAGCTAACTGTAGATAAGAACGGCAACCCTAAAGACATATCGGTTGTCAAGTCACTTGGATTTGGCTGCGATGAAGAAGCTTTAAATGCAATGAAAGCCGCCAAATTTACCAATGCCACAGGAGAAGATCGTGACATACGCGTAAAGCTGCCGTTTCCTTATAAGCAAAAGTAGCCTGGTTGAGTGTGAATGG is part of the Mucilaginibacter terrenus genome and encodes:
- a CDS encoding helix-turn-helix domain-containing protein — protein: MLNPVTREPRSAILQKHIAYYYFMQTDSDRFASRYYAFPHTYTVFNIHRGAIKNFGDHFTNVHGTGCFEPVVSVQGIREHPLEVNLTGIIDKVTILFKPLGLNAFLDQPFASVITRPSQLFTSWDNLPAYKSFTKAFFGESDLDNRCKILESFLLTRYRSFPEHDLLSRFISRLSDFDESLPIEDICRQLQVQPRTLNRLFRKHLGVSPASYRKVARFRHSLQNKLVENQFTRMTELAYQSNYYDQAYFNKIYKELTGSNPHRFYKEIETLADERLVFRFMES
- a CDS encoding energy transducer TonB, encoding MKNIIVIVLLSALSSNVNAQSLNKKLMLQLDSINRADQQYRSKAAQLSARTSREDDKNMQKQARLDAENLAKIDKIIARYGYPGKSLVGEKYMSVAFMVVQHGEPEAREKYLPLMLDAAKKGELRASSVAIMIDRNKVDKGEKQVYGSQLHETPQGIKLQPIEDEANVNVRRAAVGLPPLEQYLKEWNIKYKVPAGGYQNPSDIYYHAPELPSIELIGGYEALYKKLAYPEKAKDNNISGDVVLELTVDKNGNPKDISVVKSLGFGCDEEALNAMKAAKFTNATGEDRDIRVKLPFPYKQK
- a CDS encoding DoxX family protein; translated protein: MSPKTIKIIYWILITLFVLSSLADGGAGIAKEKTGREVMAHLGYPVYLMVITGIAKVLGALAILQNKFRTVKEWAFAGFVINAIGAFASRMFVGDGAGLLIPPLVFSLITFITYYFWKQYERLQNINA
- a CDS encoding DoxX family protein, yielding MKIAMIVIRTLMGLLLLFASVSYFFNLTPPPTNMPQSAITYNEGLAIVKLMTLVKAVELICGLMFLIGRYVTLAVVLIFPIVINIVLFHGVVMPSGLGPGLFLLFGELFLAYYYRRNYAPLFAAK
- a CDS encoding SRPBCC family protein; this encodes MTIFLIILAVMAGVVILLLLTALLTRRDYAVERNITIYRPAAEVFEYVRHLKNMEDYNKWVMADPIAVKEYRGTDGSEGFVYAWNSKQKQAGAGEQLITKIVHGKRMDIQITFFRPFAGIANSYLETEAISPVQTSVRWGFASKMSYPMNAMLIFMNMGEILGKDLDLSLENLKLILEDNK